In the Terriglobia bacterium genome, one interval contains:
- a CDS encoding sulfite exporter TauE/SafE family protein encodes MNVQSLYPLVGLIVGLIVGLTGVGGGSLMTPALVFLFKIPVGIAVGTDLIFASLTKIFGVTAHSARGNVNWRIVMRLGAGSLPASIATILIMRHLSGQGKPLDHIILPVLGVSLVATAAAVMLRKRILAAGGKRFEFSEQTSNRYATAIGVVLGIMVTLTSVGAGAIGVAALMLLYPKMRGAELVGTDLAHAIPLVTVAGLGHLQMGNIDYRLLFGLLLGSIPGIYIGSTVSARLPEVMMRRILAGTLLVLGISCIVGS; translated from the coding sequence ATGAACGTGCAATCGTTATATCCGCTGGTCGGTTTGATCGTCGGCCTGATCGTGGGCCTTACAGGTGTCGGCGGTGGGTCGTTGATGACCCCGGCGCTGGTCTTTCTGTTCAAAATACCGGTGGGAATCGCGGTCGGCACGGATCTGATTTTCGCATCGTTGACCAAAATCTTCGGCGTGACGGCGCACAGCGCCCGCGGAAATGTGAATTGGCGGATCGTCATGCGGCTCGGGGCAGGCAGCCTGCCGGCATCGATCGCAACCATCCTGATCATGCGTCACCTGAGCGGGCAAGGCAAGCCGCTCGACCATATTATTCTTCCGGTACTCGGCGTCTCCCTGGTGGCCACCGCGGCAGCCGTTATGTTGCGTAAGCGCATCCTCGCGGCCGGCGGCAAGCGTTTCGAGTTCAGCGAACAGACTTCGAATCGATATGCCACCGCAATCGGCGTCGTTCTTGGCATAATGGTGACACTGACGTCGGTCGGCGCAGGCGCGATCGGCGTTGCCGCGCTGATGCTGCTGTATCCGAAAATGCGGGGAGCCGAGCTGGTCGGCACGGATCTGGCGCACGCCATTCCGCTGGTGACGGTAGCCGGGCTGGGTCATCTTCAAATGGGGAATATCGACTATCGCCTGCTTTTTGGTTTGCTGCTGGGGTCGATTCCGGGAATCTACATCGGCAGCACGGTCAGTGCCCGGTTACCGGAAGTCATGATGCGCCGGATTCTGGCAGGGACACTTCTCGTCCTCGGTATCAGCTGCATTGTAGGAAGTTGA